CCGCGTGACGCCTTCGCATGCGACGGGAAAGCGCGTCCGCCCGCTCGTCGAGCCCCTCAGCCGACTCGGCGAGTGAGCGCTGGAGAATCGCCGTGAGCGCGGCCGGATAGGCGTTCAGGCGGGCAAGGAGCTCCGTCCCATCCGGGGAAGCATACTCCGCGCCCGCCGTGGGGGTGGCGGCGCGGACGTCGGCCACATAGTCCGCCACCGTGTAGTCGGTCTCGTGCCCGACCGCGGAGATGGTCGGGAAGGGGCAGGCGGCGATGGCCCGGGCTACCGGCTCGGTATTGAATGCCCAGAGCGATTCGCGGCTCCCGCCCCCGCGTGCGATGATCACCAGGTCCACCGGGGTCTGTCCCGGGTCGGTGCCGAAGCGGCGGATGGCCCGGGCGATTTCGGGTGCGGCCTCGACCCCCTCCACCGCGCTGGGGCTGACCACCAGGCGGATCCACCAGGCGCGGCGGCGCATCGTCCTCCACATGTCCTGCAGCGCCGCGCTGCCGGCGCTGGTCACCAGTCCGATACGCTCCGGGAAGCGCGGTAGCGGCCGCTTGCGCGACTCGTCCAGCAACCCTTCTTCGCGGAGTTGCTGGATCAGCCGGTCGCGGGCGAGGTTCCACAACCCTTCGCCGCCCGTGACCTCGACCTCCTCCACCTCCATGCGGAACTGGCCGCGCCGCACGTAGATCCCCAGCCGGCCCTTGACGTCCACTTCCATGCCGTCGCTCGGCAGCGTCGGCAGCATGCGAGCGCGGTCCGCCCACAGCACGCAGGAGAGCTCCGCTCTCTCGTCCTTCAGGCAGAAGAAGCAGTGCCCGCTGCGCACCTTCTTCCAACCCGACACCTCGCCGCGCACCCAGATCGGCATCGACGCGCGCTCCCGCAGTACCGCATCGGCGCGCGCCACCACCGTCGAGACGCTGTAGGAGCGGCGCGGGGGCGGCAGGGAATCAGGGGGTTGAGGTTGGGAAGCCAGAAGCCAGAAGCCAGGAGCCAGAATGAAGAAGCTAGAAGCTAGAATGTGCACCACAGGAAGAAGCTATATGCCCTGTGCCGAACTTCACAAGCCGGCGAGCCGCTCGCGGTAGGGACAAGGTGACAAGGTGATCAGCCTGTCGCCTTCTAGCTTCTGGCTTCTGGCTCCTGGCTTCCATTCCCAGCCTCCCAACTCGTGACTCCTGACTCCTAGCTCCTGACTCCTACCTTCAAGCCCCCACCCCTACCTCCTGGCTTCTTGCCTCCGACTCACTACCTTATTTCCGACCCTGTTCCACATCCTTCCCTCCAAGGCTTTGAGCTATGAAACGACCGCACCGCTTGCTACCCGTCCGCTTGCTGCCCTTGCTCCTTGCCGCTGTCGTGGGCGCCTGCTCGTCCGCGGAGGACGCCACGGTGGGGGACAACGCCGACACCACGGCGACCGCCGATACCGGCGCCGCGGCCCGGGGGATCGCCCTCAGCGGCGATTTCGAGGGGCCACTCGGCCTGCAGCTCTGGAGCGTGCGGGAGCAGCTCGCAGAGGACATTCCCGGTACACTGCAGTGGGTCGCCCAGCAGGGCTTCCGCGAGGTGGAGCTGGCGGGCACGCAGGGACTCACGGCCGAACAGTTCCGCCAGGAGCTCGATCGTGCCGGTCTTCGCGCCAGCGCCATGCACGTCCCCTACGAGCGGCTGCGTGACAGTATGGAGGTCGTCTTCGCCGAGGCGGAGGCTCTCGGCGCGCCCGACATTGGAGTCGCCTGGATTCCGCACGAGGGGAGCTTCACCCCTGAGCTGGCGCGTCAGACCGCGCAGGACTTCAATCGCTGGGGAGCCGCAGCCAGGGAGCGGGGACTTCGCTTCTACTACCACAACCACGGGTACGAATTCGAGCCGGCCCCCGACGGCACGATCCCCTTCGACATCCTGATGTCGGAGACCGACCCGGAGAGCGTGTTCTATGAGATGGACGTGTTCTGGACGGTGCACCCGGGCATCGACCCGGTGGCGCTGCTACAGCGCTATCCGGGTCGATGGAAGCTTATGCACATCAAGGATATGGCCCAGGGAACCGAGACCGGCGTCTTCACCGGAAGCGCACCGGCCGAGGCTCAGGTCGCCGTCGGCACGGGACAGATCGAGTACACCTCGGTCCTGGCCGCGGCGGAGGAGGTCGGGGTCGAGAAGTTCTACATCGAGGACGAGACCACTGACCCGATCAATAACATCCCCAGGTCGATCGAGTACCTCGAGCGGATCACCTACTGAGGGTCGAGGGGCTCTCCAGCCGGCGCTGGAAATCCTGGGCCTCGGCCAGGCCCTGCACGGTGTGCTGCACGTGCTGCAGCTCGGCTTCCACCAGGGCAATCTGACGGCTCAGCAGCTCGATCTGTTCGCTGAGGGTGGGATCGGAGCGTAGACGCGCCCAGGCCTCCAGCGTCGGCCGGAGGGCGAACCGGGCGGTCAGCCCGAGTACCGGTACGAGTATGATGATTCCGCCCAGCAGCACCGCGAGGACAGCGGTCAGGCCGAAGAAGATCTCGACGTTCATGATTGGATAGCGCCAGGGTGCACCGAAGAAGTGTGAGGCCCCTACGTCCGGCCGCGGTGGAGGGTTTCGCCGCGGCCGCTTTCTTTGCTGCAGCTCCTTTCTTTGGTCTCAGGTCAGGCGTCCCAGGTGAAGTTCGGTATCGTATTCGATGGTCACCCGACCGTCCTGCGCGTGGCGGTCGAAGATCTCGTCCAGTGCGCTCAACATGGGGGCCCGATCGGGGTGTCCTTCCGGCGGGGTGTAAGAGGAGGAGAGTAACCGGCCGCGCAGCCCCTCGCGGTCCAGTTGCTGGCCATGAGAGATGGTGCGCGTCATCACCTCTCCGCCGAAGAAGTCCCTCACCTGCTCCGCGTGCGGATAACGACTCGCTACCGCCGCGTAGTCGGTTCCGTAGCGACGCAGCAGCGCCTCGTACTCCAGCAGGAAGGCCGTCGAGGCGAGGCGCCGCGAGTTCCACACGAGAGCGATCCAGCCACCGGGCTTGAGGATCCGCTCGAACTCCCGTCTGGTGGCCACCGGATCGAACCAGTGGAACGCCTGCGCGGCGGTGACGAAATCGACGCTGTGGTAGGGCAATCCGGTGGCTTCGGCGCTCCCCTTCACCGCGCGAAAGCGGGGGTTCTCGCCCAGCAAGGTCTCAGCCGCGGCGCGCATCGCGTCGTTCGGCTCCACGCCGATGACATTCGCGCCGGAGCGCAGCAGGAGCTCGGCGAAGATCCCCGTCCCCGCGCCGATATCGGCGGCGACCACCCCGGGCCCGAGGCCCACCCCCCTGAGGTCATCCAGTATCTCCTCGGGGTAGTCCGGGCGATACCGCATATAATCGCCCACGCGATCGGTGAAGCGCTGACTAGGATCACCGAGATTGAAGAGCTGTTTCATGGGACTGCCTCGCGCTCGGCCGATGGGAATACAACACTACCGCCCACCTCGGCCGGGTGGGAGGAGGGGAGGACCCCGTCAGAGGAAGCCGTGGTCGCGCGCGAGCTCTCGCGACACGCCGATGCGGATCAAGGAGGGCACTTCGTTGCGCCGGGCCACCGCGCGGGTGGAGAGCATGAACCGGTCATCACGGCCGTACACCTTGATATACAGCTCGGGTAGCGAGCCGCCGAGCCGGTCATCCACATCCACGAACTCGTGTGCGCGAAAGCGGAAGGTGGCCTCGCCGTACTCGTTGGTGATCTCCATGCCGAGGAAGTCGTCGCGGGAGACCCGGTCGCGATCGTACAGGTATACGATCGCGCAGGGTAGCCATTCGGACGGCGAACCGTCGATATAAAGCTTTACCGTAGTCGTATATTCAACTGACATGACAACGTCACGGGTTGCACAGGCTTGGTGACGCCGCCGGGTCGCGACCGCCGGCGTCACCGGGAAATTGCCAGAGGAGTTGCATCCCGCCCAGCGAAGCTCGGGCTGTGTGCCGCATGGTTGCCGCGACGCCTCTCTGGAGCGGCTCCCCCTAACTCGTTGTGACCGAACGTCGTCGATCTGTACGGCGCGCTGCCCGGAATGCCGACGCGCCACAGGGCTCGCGGCTTGCCCTCTCCGCTCCCGTCCGGAAGGTACGACGAGCGAGAACAAGGAGCCCATCATGCGTTACCGTTCCCTCCGCACCCACACCTTCACCCTTATGGCCCTGGTGGGTCTCCTCCTCTTCCACAGAGACGCCGCAGCGGCGCAGCAACTTCGTCCCGACCTGGCCCTCGACGGACGCTGGATCACCCTCGAGCGGGTGGAGCTCGGTGCGTTGGAGCTCGACACCACCCACGTCCTCCCCATGGGACCCCACACCTACCAGGTACGCACGCGCTGGCAGTTCGACGAGGTGCAGACGTCGCCTGAGGGGTATCGCTACCGCTCCAGCGTCGCCGTCCGAGGGATCGATTGCCAGCGCCGGATGATGGCGATCATCGCCTTTGCCGACCACGACGGGGGCCGCATCGTACGAGTCGAGGCCCAGCCCGTATACGCCGCGCGCTGGGACCGTGTAAATCCGAGGTCAATCGTGGATCGCATTGCCACCGTCGTTTGCAATCGAGCGGAACGTCGCGCCGTGACCGCCAGCCTCGACGGCTGAGCGCTTCACCCGACGACCGCAGGAAATCGGCCGCTGAGCAGGTGCTCGGCGGCCGATTCGTTACGATCCTGAAGGCCGACTCCGCCCCGCGCCCGGACTGCCTGGGGTGATGGTCCGCGCCTGGGCCTGCGCCCGCAGCGCGAGCTCGGTGGCCAGGAAACAGTGCGCCTGCGTCATCGCCGTCTCGGTTCGGTTGAGAACGTC
This genomic stretch from Longimicrobiaceae bacterium harbors:
- the xseA gene encoding exodeoxyribonuclease VII large subunit, encoding MVHILASSFFILAPGFWLLASQPQPPDSLPPPRRSYSVSTVVARADAVLRERASMPIWVRGEVSGWKKVRSGHCFFCLKDERAELSCVLWADRARMLPTLPSDGMEVDVKGRLGIYVRRGQFRMEVEEVEVTGGEGLWNLARDRLIQQLREEGLLDESRKRPLPRFPERIGLVTSAGSAALQDMWRTMRRRAWWIRLVVSPSAVEGVEAAPEIARAIRRFGTDPGQTPVDLVIIARGGGSRESLWAFNTEPVARAIAACPFPTISAVGHETDYTVADYVADVRAATPTAGAEYASPDGTELLARLNAYPAALTAILQRSLAESAEGLDERADALSRRMRRRHAGLKERLRAAERTVHAHAPREHHRRMRERLETVRTALARAMNARVRGETEAFADVARELHRSIRDRVERLELGLAARAAGTEARSPLRSLARGYAVVTVDGRILRDPAEAPAGTPLRIQVARGSLRARSEGPEPEQEDQDG
- a CDS encoding sugar phosphate isomerase/epimerase; the protein is MKRPHRLLPVRLLPLLLAAVVGACSSAEDATVGDNADTTATADTGAAARGIALSGDFEGPLGLQLWSVREQLAEDIPGTLQWVAQQGFREVELAGTQGLTAEQFRQELDRAGLRASAMHVPYERLRDSMEVVFAEAEALGAPDIGVAWIPHEGSFTPELARQTAQDFNRWGAAARERGLRFYYHNHGYEFEPAPDGTIPFDILMSETDPESVFYEMDVFWTVHPGIDPVALLQRYPGRWKLMHIKDMAQGTETGVFTGSAPAEAQVAVGTGQIEYTSVLAAAEEVGVEKFYIEDETTDPINNIPRSIEYLERITY
- a CDS encoding class I SAM-dependent methyltransferase: MKQLFNLGDPSQRFTDRVGDYMRYRPDYPEEILDDLRGVGLGPGVVAADIGAGTGIFAELLLRSGANVIGVEPNDAMRAAAETLLGENPRFRAVKGSAEATGLPYHSVDFVTAAQAFHWFDPVATRREFERILKPGGWIALVWNSRRLASTAFLLEYEALLRRYGTDYAAVASRYPHAEQVRDFFGGEVMTRTISHGQQLDREGLRGRLLSSSYTPPEGHPDRAPMLSALDEIFDRHAQDGRVTIEYDTELHLGRLT
- a CDS encoding surface-adhesin E family protein: MRYRSLRTHTFTLMALVGLLLFHRDAAAAQQLRPDLALDGRWITLERVELGALELDTTHVLPMGPHTYQVRTRWQFDEVQTSPEGYRYRSSVAVRGIDCQRRMMAIIAFADHDGGRIVRVEAQPVYAARWDRVNPRSIVDRIATVVCNRAERRAVTASLDG